In Deltaproteobacteria bacterium RBG_16_64_85, one genomic interval encodes:
- a CDS encoding phosphoribosylaminoimidazolesuccinocarboxamide synthase, translated as MKFLGRGKVRDIYEVDGKLLLVASDRLSAFDVVMPDGIPGKGQVLNRISAFWFRKLEDIVPNHMISIEVGEFPPAARAHAEMLRGRSMLCRKAAPLPIECVVRGYLSGSGWAEYKEHGEVCGIPLPAGLVESARLPEPIFTPATKEEKGRHDENISFERMVEIVGKARATQVRDTAVALYRSAAGYALGRGIIIADTKFELGLADGTLLLIDEALTPDSSRFWPAADYRAGGPQKSFDKQFVRDYLLTLPWNKTAPGPKLPSDVIEKTSQKYREALRILTGSDIE; from the coding sequence ATGAAGTTCCTCGGGCGCGGCAAGGTGCGCGACATCTATGAAGTGGACGGCAAGCTCCTCCTGGTGGCCTCCGACCGGCTCTCCGCGTTCGACGTGGTGATGCCGGACGGGATTCCGGGGAAAGGGCAGGTCCTGAACCGGATCTCCGCCTTCTGGTTCCGCAAGCTGGAGGACATCGTTCCGAACCACATGATCTCCATCGAGGTGGGCGAGTTCCCACCTGCGGCCCGCGCCCATGCGGAGATGCTGCGGGGACGCTCGATGCTCTGCCGGAAGGCCGCGCCGCTCCCGATCGAATGCGTCGTTCGCGGCTATCTCTCCGGCTCCGGCTGGGCGGAGTACAAGGAACACGGCGAGGTGTGCGGCATCCCGCTTCCTGCGGGGCTCGTGGAATCCGCTCGCCTCCCGGAGCCGATCTTCACGCCGGCAACGAAGGAGGAGAAGGGGAGACACGACGAGAACATCTCCTTCGAGCGGATGGTGGAGATCGTGGGGAAGGCAAGGGCGACACAGGTGCGCGATACGGCCGTGGCTCTCTACCGATCGGCCGCGGGATACGCCCTCGGGCGGGGAATCATCATCGCCGACACGAAGTTCGAGCTTGGGCTGGCCGACGGAACGCTCCTCCTGATCGACGAGGCGCTGACCCCCGACTCGTCGCGCTTCTGGCCCGCCGCCGATTACCGGGCCGGCGGCCCGCAGAAGAGCTTCGACAAGCAGTTCGTCCGCGACTACCTGCTGACGCTGCCGTGGAACAAGACCGCGCCGGGCCCCAAGCTTCCTTCCGACGTGATCGAAAAGACGTCGCAGAAGTACCGGGAGGCGCTCCGCATCCTGACCGGGAGCGACATCGAGTAG